The following nucleotide sequence is from Rubrivirga sp. SAORIC476.
CCGGACCGTCTTCTGAAGCACCCCGAAAGGTACGTCCGGCGCCTCGGCGGACGCGAAGTCCAGCACCACCACGGCGCTCTCGACGGCGGGTGGCGGGCGGAAGCAGAGCCGCGACACGTCGAGGATCTTCTCGGCGCGGGCGTAGAGCGAGAAGTACACCGAGAGGGTCCCGTACGTCTTCGAACCCGGCGGCGCCACCAGCCGGTCGGCCACCTCGCGCTGCACCATCACGACCGCTCGCGCGACGTGCTGGCGGGCGTCCAGCAGCCCGAACAGGATCGGTGAGGTGATGTAGTACGGCAGGTTGCCGACGACGGTGAGGCCAGCCCTCTCCTCGGTAGCCGCCGGCCGGCCGTCATTCCCCGCCTCTCCCGCCAGCGCGGCCCAGTGGACCTCCAGCACGTCGCCCTTGCGCACATCGAGAGCGGGGAAGCGACGGCGGAGGTGGGCGATGGCCTCGTCGTCCACTTCGAGGGCGACGAGGCCCGGGTAGCGCTGCAACAGGTCGCCCGTCAGCGCCCCCTCCCCCGGCCCGATCTCGACCACGCGGCCGTCCGGAGGCGCCGCGACCGCCTCGACGATCCGGTGGATCGTGGCCTCATCGGTGAGGAAGTGCTGGCCGAGACCTTTCTTGGGACGAACCGACACAGGTGCGAGAGCGAGGAACCACAGAGTAGTCCCATGCGACGGCGGCACGAGCCCGTAGCGGATCCTCCTCTCTGTCTTCGCGAAGGGCTCAGCTACGAGGCATGGTCGCCGCGGCGGTACCACAGCAGGCTCCCCAGCCCGATCGCGCCGAGGTAGGCGATCAGGGCTGCCATCCAGGAGATCAGCCGCCCCTGGCTTCGGGTCTCGGGCTCGAAGCGCAGGGTGACGATGTGGTTGCCTGCTGGGACGGGGATGCCTCGGAGCAGGTAGTCGGTCCGCAGGATCGGCGCGGCCTCGGTGCCCACACGGGCCGTCCACCCGGCCGGGTAGTACACCTCGCTCGCCACCAGCAGGCGCGGACGGTCGGTGGTGACGCGGTAGACGATCTCGTCGGGCTCGAAGCGCTCCATGAGCACCTTCGCCACCGTCGAGTCGGGTGCCGGGCCGGTCAGATCGGCCACGTCCACCCCGTCGGGCGCCTCCGAGAGGAAGGCCACGCGCCGGAGGTCGGTCGCCGGATCCCGGATGGTCTCGATCAGCTCGGCCTCATCGGGTACGACGGCGACAGAGTCGACCAGGAAGGCACGGGGCAGCGTCGACGAGTCCACGGCGACGACGAGGCCGGTCTGGGAATCCTGGAGCACGGGCTCGTAGCCCTCCACGAGGCCCGGCAGTACGGTGTATCGGGCCGACATCAGCGACATCGCGTTGCGGTTCAGACCCGTCGAGTCGTCCGGCAGCAGCTTGTCAAAGTAGTCCTGGATGAGCGCCAACTTGGCGCCGTGGTAGCCGCCGACGGACTCGTAGAAGTAGGACGGGACGGCGTTCTGCGACCAGTTCTCGGGAAGCACCCGGAAGTGACCGGGTCCGCCTGCCTCGCGGACCTGCTCGATGAGGTAGCGATCCGCTTCAGTCGGCTGGATCTGCGCTTCGATGCGCGAGGTGCGGCGCAGCGACGGGTCGTCCTCGTTGAAGTAGCGCCGCCCGACACCCCATAGGTCTATTGTGGCGAGGAGCGCGAGACCGGCCAGCGCCACCCAGGCGGGGATGCGACGCCACAGCAGCGCCGCGGCGAGGCCCACCGCGAGGAGCAAGAAGAAGAGCGAGCGCCCCGCGTCCGCGGAGAACAGATCGAAGCGCTCCGCCTCGGCATTCTGGAGGTACTGCGCGGCGGCCTGGCGGACCTGCGGGTCGGCGGGCGAGAGCCCGTTCTGCTGCGCGATGGCCGCGGCGACCTGGGCTCCCTCGTCCGGACGATCGAACGTGAGCGGCCCCCCGCCGGTGGCCCAGAGCCCCCCGATCAGGACGGCCATCACCGCGCCCGCCCCGAGCACCACGCGCCGCTTCCGGGCGTCCGCCTCGGGCGTCACCTCGCGGCGCTGGAGGTAGTACGCCCCCCACCCTGCCAGGAGGGCCACGAGCAGGGCGACGATGATGAGCCACGTCTCGGGGACGCGGAACGCGCTGAACAGCGGCAACACCTCGAAGGCGAGCCGGTTCAGCATCGGCAGGTTCTCACCGAGCGAGAACAGCACCATCAGAACGGCGGCGATGGTGAAGGCGAACACCGACCGCCGGGCGACGCCGACCGCGCCCACGATCGCCAGGAAGGCGATGACCGGCCCCACGTAGTGCGGCCCCGCAGTGAACGGCTTGAGGCCCCAGTAGGTCGCCCCCCCGCCCCCGTACGCGTTCGGAATCACGAGCGTCAGCAGTTCGCTGAACCCCTGGCTCCATGCCATCGCGTACTCCCAGGCCAGTCCGCCGCCAGGACCCGCCGAGCGGATCGTGAAGGTCTTGTACTCGGCCTGGAGCAGGTACGGGTCGGCCACCATGGCCAGGGCCAGCACGGCGCCGACACCGAGCAAGCCGGTCGAGACGAGCCACGTCTTCGCACGGCCGTCGCGGACGGCCGATATGCCCTCAGCCACCCACCACACCAGCGCCGCGATCACGACGTAGTACGTGATCTGGACGTGTCCGGCGCGCAGGTTGATGGACGCCGCGATGGCGAACCACAGCATCAGCAGCACACTCATCATCTTGCCCGTCTCGGGCGAGCGGCGGACGAGGCCTGCGAAGGCCCACAGTAGCCACGGCGTGTAGGCCAGAGCGACGAACTTGGTGCTGTGGCCGGCCGTCAGGATCAGCGGCAGGTACGTCGTCAGTCCGTAGCCGACCGCCGCGATCACTCCTGCCAGCGACGATCGCGTCAGGTAGCGGACCAGGAAGTAGGTCCCCAGGAGGAGCACCAGCAGGTGCGCCAGCGGCCACAGTCCGGCTCTCCGGAACGCATTGACCACGCTGTCGACGCCCGGCACCGACGAGCCGCCGAGGATCATCGTGCCCGGCATCCCGCCGAACACGTTGGGCGCCCACTCCGGGCGCACGCCTGTCTCGGCCTCGTACGCGCGCATCGCCTCGGCGGTGGCCGCCCACTGCACTGTGTCGCCGCCGACGAGCGTCCGCCCGCCGAAGACCGTCGGGGCACAGAAGCCGACGGCCACCAGCACGAGGAAGCCGATGCAGATCGCCTGCTGCACCCAGTTCGGCTGGCGCTCCCAGAGAGAGGTTTCGCGCGTGACGGGGCCAGCGCGCCGGACGCGGCTGCGCTGCTTCCAGACTTCGTTGCCTTCGAGAGGCGCGGGGCCTCCCGCCGCTCCCGGGCGGCTCTTCCTCGACTTCGCCATGGACGGAGCTAGATGTGGATCGGGCGCGCGAGGCGCCGGGCCTCGTCGGTCGCGCGCAGGGCAGCCGCCGTCGAAGGCGACACGTCGTTGATGGAGAGGCTCGTCACGCGCGCGGCGACCGTGCCCTCAGGCACCAGGATCGCTCGCACGTCGACGGAGATTCCGGCCTGGGGCGGCGAGCACGTGAGCGAAAAGATGGACGCGTCGAGCGAGCCGTCGGCGTACACGAACAGGGTGTCGTTGCGCGGCGTCGCGGCGAGCGGGCGCGGCAGACGGTCGCCGCTGAGGCCTACCGAGACGGCGTCGTAGAGCACCTCGATGGCCCCATCGGGGGTCGGCGGGGGGTTGATGCCCACGCCCGCACCGACGGTGAGTTGAATGAACGGGTCGGCATCGGTGATGAAAGCGACCGTCAGCGTGTCGCCTGCCCCTGCCCCGTCGGCGACGATCAGCCCCCCATTGGTAGTCGTGCGCGAGGTCTCGAAGGAGCAGTCGCCCAGCGAGCAGCCGCCGAGGGCGACGCAGACGCAGAGCAGGGCGAGGAGGGGTCGCATGCTCGCTAAGATAGCCGACGCGGCAGGATGGCTCGGTTCACTCGACGGGTCCAAAAGCGGCCAGTTCCGCCTCGATGAGGACGCGCACCCGTTCCATGAGGTCGGAGGCGTCTGCCCGCGTGAGGCCGTCAGTGGGAATCGGCTCGCCAAGGATGAAGCGCGTCTCGCCCGGCCGTGCCAGACGCATGTCGCGCGAGATCAGCCCTGCGTGGCCGACGAGCGTCACGGGCACGATGGGCACGCCCGCCTCGATGGCGGTCACGAACGGCCCGCGCATGAACGGCGCCAGCCGATGCCCGTGGCTCCGGCCCCCTTCGGGGTAGAGCAGTATCGAGTCGCCGCCTCGAAGCCGGTCCACGACCCGCCGCAGGTCCACGACCGACTGACGGGGGTTGTCGCGATGGATGAAGAGGCACGCGGACTTTTCCAGCACCCACCCGACCACCGGCCAGTCCCGGATCTCGCGCCGGGCGACGTAGAGGAACGGCCGCGGGAAGCCCAGCATCGCGACCGGGATGTCGAGCGAGTTGACGTGGTTGGACACGAACACGACCGCACTGTCGGGGAGAGGAGCGCGCTGCTCGACCCGGACCCGGATCCCCCACATGCCGAGAACGAAGCGTCCCCAGGGACGCATCCACGACCGGAGCGTCGACGCCGTCGGCTTCAGCGCCGAGTGGGCCACCAGCAGCGGGCTCATGGTGACCGTGAAGAACGCGGACCAGAACACGCACCACGCCGCCCACAGCCGTCGCCCCAGCGAGGGGGTCGGCGGGGAGAGATGGAGATGGAGATGGGGCGAGGCGGGAGTCGGCATGGTCAGAAGCTATCCTCGCGCAGCGGCCGAACGCCGGGCCTGCCTGAGGGCACGCACGAGCGCCGTCGCCGAGGCGAGGCCGGACGACCGCGGCGGCACCGGAAGCACGTCGATCACGAGGGGTGCCTCTACGCCCGCCTCGACCAGTGCGCCGAGGTGGGCGTCCCAGCCCAGCGTCCCCGCGCCGACCTCGGCCTCGCCCCACCCGTCGGCCTCCTGCCACCCGTCGCGCACCCCGACGCACCGCACCGGCACGTTCGCGGCTCCGAGCGCGGCGAGCCCCTCCCTCGGCGCTTCTCCGCTCATCAGGGCGTCCGCCGGTCGCCAGTCGGCTCCCACCGCGGGGTGGTCCACAGCAGCCAGCAGCCCGGCCAGCGCCGCGCCTGTCGCGATCGCCGTCCCGGCCTCGTTGCGGACGGCGAGCGTGAGGCCCAGCCGCTCGGCCCGCTCCCCGACCTGCCGGAGCGCCTGGGTCGCCGCCTCGGCATCGAAGCCGTCGGGGTCCGAGAGCGCGCCGACGCGAATCAACTGGCACCCGAACCGCGCCCCGAACGCGGCGACCTCGTCGAGTTGGTCGATCTCGTTGAGCCAGGACGCGCGCGACGCGACGCTCCCCTCGAACAAGCCGGGGTCGAGCGCGACGACCGGCAGGTCGGCCTCGTCAAGGCGCCGTCGCAGCGGCCCCTCCGTGACCGTCGGCACCCGGCCGCCCGCGATCGTGCGCAGGCAGACGCCCTCCAGGCCCCAGAACAGGGTCAGGCGGACGGCTCGAGCGGGGTCGTCCGTTGCGGCGTCGGTGGTCCAGGCAGGCGTCATGGGGTCGCGAGGGTGTCGGGGAGAGGGGCGTACGTGGCCTCGGCAAGGACGCGGGCAACCAGGGCCTCGGCGAGCGCGAGGGGGTCGGCGTCGGGCGCGAGGCGGACGACCGGGATGCCGTCGACCTGCGCGGGTCCGTCGGGCCCGATCATCACGACCGCGCGGATCGCGTCGCGGGGCCAGAGAGAACTGCGAAGCGCCTGCCGGACACCGTCCCCTGCAGGCCAGAACGAGACCTGCAGGCTCCGCTCGGGCTGGGACGTCCACCGCGACCGCTCGGCGAGAACCGCCACGGCTTCCAGCAGCGCCGCCACACCTGCTCCGTCGAGGCGCGTGCCGACCACCACCAAGTCCGTCCGCCCCACCGGGTGATGGCCGGGGATGAAGCCGCCCACGATGGGCACGCCGAGGTCGACCTGGTAGCGACTCCTCCCGACGCCATCGCGGAGGGGCGTCACCCCGTAGCGACGCAACGACCGCTCGAGAAAGGCCCGGCGTGGCGTGGTGGACGCCGCCTCGGCGAGGGAGTCGGCGAGGGCGGCGACATGACGAGCCGAAGGCCGCGCCGATGGACCCGCAGGCGTCAGGTCCCTCGGGCCCGAGCAAGCAGCCAGGGCGGCGAGGGTGAGAATGAGAGCGGCGATGCGCATAGACGAAAAAGGGGCCGCCCGACGATATACGCCGGACGGCCCCAGGAGCGTAAGCCCGGTTCGATTTACTCGAAGCCGACCGAGAGGCCGACCGTGAACCCGAGGCCCGGCTGCACCGAGTTGGCACCTCCGATGCCGAGGCCGTACTCGAGGTACTCGTCAGGCGTGGCGCCCTTGATGTAGATCGAGGCCGGGAGGCTCGGCGGCGAGATGTTGAGGTACGGGACGACGGTGCCGATGTGGCTGCCGATGCCGCCGACGGTGCCGACGGACTCGAGCGTGGGCTCGTCCATCCGGGCCTGCAGCTGGAGCGCCGCGCCGAGCTCGAAGACCGAGAACCGGAGACCCCCACCGAAGAGGAAGTTCAGGTAGTCGCCGCCTTCGGTGACCTCGGTGCCCGCGACGTCGTTGCCTGCCAGGTCGACGTTCGCGCCGCCGGACTGCAGGAAGAAGTAGTCGATGCCGCCCATGAGGCGGAACCGCTCGCTCGGGTAGTCGAAGTCGGCGCCGACGAAGATGGCGTCACGACCGTCCGAGTTGGACAGGTCCTGCGGGATGCGGTTGCCGCCCAGCGCCGCGACCGGGTCACCCAGCGTCTGCGGGTCGCCGAGGTCGAAGGCGTAGCCGGCGTGGACACCGAGGACGTTGCCGCGAGCCGTGCCGTAGACCTTGATCTGCTGCGGGCCGAAGCCGCTCTCCAGATCGCCGATGCCGAGGGTACCGACGGCACCTTCCGCCTGGAAGCTGTTCTTGGCGAGGCCGAGCTGTGCGCCCGCACCGACCGTGAAGCTCGGGAGCGTCAGGAAGTTGACCTGCGCACCGACGGCGACGCGCTGGGACTCGACCTGCCCGGCCGTGCCGACGGCGAGACCGGGGACCTCACCGACCGCGATCGGGCGGACGTCGCCCTTCGTGTCGTAGATGTCCTGAGCGGTGCCGTAGGCGTACTGGACCCAGAACTTGATGGGAGCGGCGGCCGTCGGGCGGCCCT
It contains:
- the rsmA gene encoding 16S rRNA (adenine(1518)-N(6)/adenine(1519)-N(6))-dimethyltransferase RsmA is translated as MSVRPKKGLGQHFLTDEATIHRIVEAVAAPPDGRVVEIGPGEGALTGDLLQRYPGLVALEVDDEAIAHLRRRFPALDVRKGDVLEVHWAALAGEAGNDGRPAATEERAGLTVVGNLPYYITSPILFGLLDARQHVARAVVMVQREVADRLVAPPGSKTYGTLSVYFSLYARAEKILDVSRLCFRPPPAVESAVVVLDFASAEAPDVPFGVLQKTVRAAFGQRRKMLRNSLGPLAREAGVDLPDWAATLRPEAVSPTAFVRLARYLGGLDAAPPGP
- a CDS encoding 1-acyl-sn-glycerol-3-phosphate acyltransferase, with the translated sequence MPTPASPHLHLHLSPPTPSLGRRLWAAWCVFWSAFFTVTMSPLLVAHSALKPTASTLRSWMRPWGRFVLGMWGIRVRVEQRAPLPDSAVVFVSNHVNSLDIPVAMLGFPRPFLYVARREIRDWPVVGWVLEKSACLFIHRDNPRQSVVDLRRVVDRLRGGDSILLYPEGGRSHGHRLAPFMRGPFVTAIEAGVPIVPVTLVGHAGLISRDMRLARPGETRFILGEPIPTDGLTRADASDLMERVRVLIEAELAAFGPVE
- a CDS encoding sugar phosphate isomerase/epimerase, with protein sequence MTPAWTTDAATDDPARAVRLTLFWGLEGVCLRTIAGGRVPTVTEGPLRRRLDEADLPVVALDPGLFEGSVASRASWLNEIDQLDEVAAFGARFGCQLIRVGALSDPDGFDAEAATQALRQVGERAERLGLTLAVRNEAGTAIATGAALAGLLAAVDHPAVGADWRPADALMSGEAPREGLAALGAANVPVRCVGVRDGWQEADGWGEAEVGAGTLGWDAHLGALVEAGVEAPLVIDVLPVPPRSSGLASATALVRALRQARRSAAARG